One stretch of Verrucomicrobiia bacterium DNA includes these proteins:
- a CDS encoding purine-binding chemotaxis protein CheW has protein sequence MTETLPSIQSAEHAVAGKYLTFLLGRESYGVQVLKIREIIRYTDITSVPQMPAHIRGVINLRGKIIPVIDLRMKFGLPVADATERTCIVVVRVELPNGSSAQNGVIVDAVEEVIQIAAADIEPTPDFGATEDTGCLLGMAKIKGGVKTLLDIDKVIGTDAIPPGLQT, from the coding sequence ATGACAGAGACCCTACCCTCCATTCAATCGGCTGAGCACGCGGTGGCCGGCAAGTACCTGACGTTCCTGCTTGGGCGCGAGTCGTACGGCGTCCAGGTGCTGAAGATCCGCGAGATCATCCGGTACACGGACATCACCTCGGTGCCCCAGATGCCGGCCCACATCCGGGGCGTCATCAACCTGCGGGGAAAGATCATCCCGGTCATCGATCTGCGGATGAAGTTCGGACTTCCGGTGGCGGACGCCACCGAGCGGACGTGCATTGTCGTCGTACGGGTCGAGCTGCCCAACGGTTCCAGTGCGCAGAACGGGGTGATCGTGGATGCGGTGGAGGAGGTGATCCAGATCGCGGCGGCGGACATCGAGCCGACGCCGGATTTCGGGGCCACCGAGGACACGGGATGCCTGCTGGGAATGGCCAAGATCAAGGGTGGGGTCAAGACGTTGCTCGACATCGACAAGGTGATCGGAACCGACGCCATCCCGCCTGGACTTCAGACCTGA
- a CDS encoding chemotaxis protein CheA, whose amino-acid sequence MAVGAGGPLPATPDAGADGADGADGADGAHAAEGAAAGAERDEAAVAPPLTKANGDESEEEAFLLNLACDAELLREFANESHEHLQNIELGVLTLEENPTDSATLNSIFRAFHTFKGGSGFLNLRPINRLAHELESLLDLARQGRLAIDSGVINLILAGGDILKRFVGEIETRLSGRQEDEPIFVPTGTVLGRVRAVMAAGPAAAVEPVVRGPVGPGASGGEEDGSSGAAADVAKASVGTGSASLAEAGGAGRGATTVKVDTQKLDALVDMVGEMVIAQSLVMQDPDLASLESRVLSRNLGQLGRITKDLQRVAMSLRMVPIRSTFQKMTRLVRDVSVKAGKHVELRMSGEETELDRTIVEEISDPLVHMIRNAVDHGIETAEKRLAAGKSPHGVIHLRAFHQGGNIVIEVEDDGAGLNRERIHRKAVEKGILAEGSELTDSEVFNLVFAPGFSTAEKVTDLSGRGVGMDVVRRNIEKLRGRVEISSTPGRGSRFTIHLPLTLAIIDGMIVGIGPHRYIVPTLTVRESFRPTADMISTVQGRTEVINVRGRLLPLLRLHALFGLTPRSADATQGIVIVVESERDARGILVDDLLGKQEVVIKSLGETFKRSAGLSGAAILGDGRVGLILDVEQLGTSRAGALAMAA is encoded by the coding sequence ATGGCCGTGGGGGCTGGCGGGCCGCTGCCGGCCACGCCGGACGCGGGGGCGGACGGCGCGGATGGCGCGGATGGCGCGGATGGCGCGCACGCTGCGGAAGGTGCGGCGGCGGGTGCGGAAAGGGACGAAGCGGCGGTCGCGCCCCCGTTGACGAAAGCGAACGGGGACGAGTCGGAGGAGGAGGCGTTTCTACTGAACCTGGCGTGCGACGCCGAGTTGCTGCGGGAGTTTGCCAACGAGTCGCACGAGCATCTGCAGAACATCGAGCTGGGGGTGCTCACGCTGGAGGAGAACCCGACGGACTCGGCGACGTTGAACTCGATCTTCCGGGCGTTTCACACGTTCAAGGGAGGATCGGGCTTTCTGAATCTCCGCCCGATCAACCGGTTGGCGCACGAGCTGGAATCGCTGCTGGACCTGGCGCGCCAGGGACGGCTGGCGATCGACTCCGGGGTGATCAACCTGATCCTTGCCGGCGGTGACATCCTCAAGCGGTTTGTCGGGGAGATCGAGACGCGGTTGAGCGGCCGGCAGGAGGATGAGCCGATCTTCGTGCCGACCGGCACCGTGCTGGGCCGGGTGCGGGCGGTGATGGCCGCCGGGCCGGCAGCGGCCGTCGAACCCGTCGTGAGGGGCCCGGTCGGGCCCGGGGCGTCCGGGGGGGAGGAAGACGGATCGAGCGGGGCTGCGGCCGACGTGGCGAAGGCCTCCGTGGGCACCGGATCCGCGTCGCTGGCGGAGGCGGGTGGCGCCGGGCGGGGGGCGACCACCGTGAAAGTGGACACGCAGAAGCTCGACGCGCTGGTGGACATGGTGGGGGAGATGGTCATCGCGCAGTCCCTGGTGATGCAGGATCCGGACCTTGCGAGCTTGGAGAGTCGCGTCTTGAGCCGGAACCTCGGGCAGTTGGGACGGATCACCAAGGATCTTCAGCGGGTGGCGATGTCGCTGCGGATGGTTCCGATCCGGTCCACCTTCCAGAAAATGACCCGGCTGGTGCGGGACGTCTCGGTGAAGGCGGGCAAGCATGTCGAATTGCGGATGAGCGGGGAGGAGACGGAACTGGACCGGACCATTGTGGAGGAGATCAGCGATCCGCTGGTGCACATGATCCGGAACGCGGTGGATCACGGCATCGAGACGGCGGAGAAGCGGTTGGCGGCGGGCAAGTCGCCGCACGGGGTCATCCATCTGCGGGCGTTTCACCAGGGCGGCAACATTGTCATTGAGGTGGAGGATGACGGGGCCGGGTTGAACCGGGAGCGGATCCACCGGAAGGCGGTGGAGAAGGGGATCCTGGCCGAGGGGAGCGAGTTGACGGACAGCGAGGTGTTCAACCTGGTGTTTGCCCCGGGATTTTCGACGGCGGAAAAGGTCACGGACCTGTCGGGGCGGGGTGTGGGGATGGACGTCGTGCGGCGGAACATCGAGAAGTTGCGGGGCCGGGTGGAGATCAGTTCGACGCCCGGGCGCGGATCGCGGTTTACGATTCATCTGCCGCTGACGTTGGCGATCATCGACGGGATGATCGTGGGGATCGGGCCGCACCGGTACATTGTGCCGACACTGACCGTGCGGGAGTCGTTCCGGCCGACGGCGGACATGATCTCGACGGTGCAGGGGCGGACGGAGGTGATCAACGTGCGGGGGCGGTTGCTGCCGCTGCTGCGGTTGCACGCCTTGTTCGGGCTGACGCCGCGGTCGGCGGATGCGACCCAGGGCATCGTGATCGTGGTGGAATCCGAACGGGACGCACGGGGCATCCTGGTGGACGATCTGCTGGGCAAGCAGGAGGTGGTGATCAAGAGCCTGGGCGAGACGTTCAAACGGAGTGCCGGACTGTCGGGCGCGGCCATTCTGGGCGACGGGCGCGTGGGATTGATCCTGGATGTCGAGCAGTTGGGGACATCCCGGGCGGGTGCCCTGGCGATGGCGGCCTGA
- a CDS encoding response regulator, translated as MSTPVPGNPTGVSPSRRLLVVDDEEIVLVALRETLLRAGYEVVATGDAEEAVRFLEEQAFAVIITDQQMPGMTGLEFLGHAKEKQPNATRILITAVLNLGTVIEAINKGEIYRFIIKPWLREEFLGAIESAAQRYDLMARNTQLRAETEAMNASLQELNGRLEDQVRRVAEQNEQLERLNRALERNLDHSVELCVKTMETFYPTLGTQARRVFELCRSMGVAAGLTGEERRSLGIAAWLHDVGLVGIPRRLIARWQQAPETLNDAERALIEQHPILGEELASFVGSLEAVRVAIRTHHERHDGRGYPAGLAGEEIPWLGRLLAVAVGYAASPHDHATTVQTVHDQGGGAYDPEAVLVFMRCLPGASIPRRQREVSLGELKPGMVLAKGIYTANGILLVPDGRELNETSIDKLRNHHRIQPIAQSLVVYC; from the coding sequence GTGTCCACGCCTGTTCCTGGAAATCCGACCGGTGTCTCGCCGTCACGCCGCCTGCTGGTGGTGGACGACGAGGAGATCGTGCTGGTGGCGTTGCGGGAGACGCTGCTGCGGGCGGGGTACGAGGTGGTGGCGACGGGGGATGCGGAGGAGGCGGTCCGGTTTCTGGAGGAGCAGGCCTTTGCGGTGATCATCACCGACCAGCAGATGCCGGGGATGACGGGATTGGAATTTCTGGGTCACGCCAAGGAGAAGCAGCCGAACGCGACGCGGATCCTGATCACCGCGGTGCTGAACCTGGGGACGGTGATCGAGGCGATCAACAAGGGGGAGATCTACCGGTTCATCATCAAGCCGTGGCTGCGCGAGGAGTTTCTTGGGGCGATCGAGAGTGCGGCGCAGCGGTACGACCTGATGGCGCGCAACACGCAGTTGCGGGCCGAGACGGAGGCGATGAACGCGTCGCTCCAGGAGTTGAACGGGCGGCTGGAGGACCAGGTGCGTCGGGTGGCGGAACAGAACGAGCAGTTGGAGCGGTTGAATCGGGCGTTGGAGCGCAACCTGGACCATTCGGTGGAGCTGTGCGTGAAGACGATGGAGACCTTTTACCCGACGCTCGGGACGCAGGCGCGGCGGGTCTTCGAGTTGTGCCGGTCGATGGGGGTGGCGGCGGGTCTGACCGGGGAGGAGCGACGGTCGCTGGGGATTGCGGCATGGCTGCACGATGTCGGGCTGGTGGGGATTCCGCGGCGGCTGATCGCGCGTTGGCAGCAGGCACCGGAAACGCTGAATGACGCCGAGCGGGCGCTCATCGAGCAGCACCCCATCCTTGGGGAGGAGCTGGCCTCCTTTGTCGGGAGCCTGGAGGCGGTGCGGGTGGCGATCCGGACCCATCATGAGCGGCACGACGGGCGCGGGTATCCGGCGGGACTGGCGGGGGAGGAGATACCGTGGCTGGGGCGGCTGCTGGCGGTGGCGGTGGGGTATGCGGCCAGCCCGCACGACCATGCGACCACGGTTCAGACCGTGCACGACCAGGGGGGGGGCGCCTACGATCCGGAAGCGGTGCTGGTTTTCATGCGGTGCCTTCCCGGGGCATCGATTCCACGGCGGCAGCGGGAGGTTTCGCTGGGGGAATTGAAGCCGGGCATGGTGCTGGCCAAGGGCATTTACACGGCCAACGGGATCCTGCTGGTTCCGGATGGGCGGGAGCTGAACGAGACCTCGATCGACAAGCTGCGGAACCATCATCGGATCCAGCCGATCGCCCAGTCCCTGGTGGTGTACTGCTGA
- a CDS encoding PAS domain S-box protein: MSEPEPAGGGREDGIRDRSESGGLAAWSGEWLDGAWAVLDDAGRVMTADEAMSGWLGMRRERLEGVDFREALRERCPPWAGTVERLFAGTERLERVDLPMAAEEGGPAGSYRLELARPGVGWVVRLAANLPRGGELAEAGWCEGFGGMGAGREMFVRLLRAESQVERLAQHWPGVIFSQRADFSMESVSGRIGELTGLEAGEWRQQRGRFWDVVHEGDAVELQQRITRAAHRRESVTTTFRVRNLGTGRVSYVLEHRQPVVSGGGLVLGYEGVWLDVTRQTLAEKLLTSAAWKETLGVLTMGLAHDFSNVMAGIHSLSESFLSQIEPGHAFHEGLGLIRKSSLQASQLVHRIVNLHLGKPGERNYHDLNQVVGELMELVRKVIPRRIVIAPDLTGAQLPVYVDAFEIRQVIVNLALNAADAMPERGRLVFRTARLIAPPATGRFHGVTPAFPCVCLTVQDTGCGIKPAHLDLLFDPFFTTKSGSKGSGLGLYNARLFAEKHRGGIQVESTQGQGTSFHVCLPEADFSEAERVAMPESRPATRPALLLYGPPSRLFDEVAEVLRTGGYHVATVHTLERATEFLSAGDYVYGGLFLLLDTTGVVLGPHVEAWRKVQPGLRVVLRPIGRDRDELDAGLLALSDLVLTPELSPPVVLEKLGKILGR; this comes from the coding sequence ATGAGTGAACCGGAACCAGCGGGAGGGGGGCGGGAGGATGGGATCCGGGACCGATCGGAATCCGGGGGGCTGGCGGCATGGAGCGGGGAATGGCTGGACGGGGCGTGGGCGGTGCTGGACGACGCCGGACGGGTGATGACGGCCGATGAGGCGATGTCCGGCTGGCTGGGGATGCGACGGGAGCGGCTGGAGGGTGTGGATTTCCGGGAGGCGCTGCGGGAACGATGTCCGCCTTGGGCGGGAACGGTGGAGCGGTTGTTTGCCGGTACGGAGCGATTGGAGCGGGTGGATCTGCCGATGGCGGCGGAGGAGGGCGGTCCGGCGGGGTCGTACCGGCTGGAACTGGCGCGGCCGGGTGTGGGCTGGGTGGTGCGGCTGGCGGCGAATCTGCCACGGGGTGGGGAATTGGCGGAGGCGGGGTGGTGCGAGGGGTTTGGAGGGATGGGGGCGGGACGCGAGATGTTTGTGCGGCTGCTGCGGGCGGAATCGCAGGTGGAGCGGCTGGCGCAGCACTGGCCCGGGGTGATTTTCAGCCAGCGGGCCGATTTCTCGATGGAATCGGTGAGCGGACGGATTGGGGAACTGACGGGGCTGGAGGCGGGTGAATGGCGGCAGCAGCGGGGCCGGTTTTGGGACGTGGTGCATGAGGGGGATGCGGTCGAGCTCCAGCAGAGGATCACGCGGGCGGCGCACCGTCGGGAGAGCGTCACCACGACCTTCCGGGTGCGCAATCTGGGGACGGGCCGGGTGAGTTATGTGCTGGAGCATCGGCAGCCGGTGGTGAGTGGAGGGGGGCTGGTGCTGGGGTACGAGGGGGTGTGGCTGGATGTGACGCGGCAGACCCTGGCGGAGAAGCTGCTGACGTCGGCGGCGTGGAAGGAGACGCTGGGGGTGCTGACGATGGGGTTGGCGCACGATTTCAGCAACGTGATGGCGGGGATTCATTCGCTGAGCGAATCGTTCCTGAGCCAGATCGAGCCCGGGCACGCGTTTCACGAGGGGTTGGGATTGATCCGGAAGAGTTCGCTGCAGGCGAGCCAGCTGGTGCATCGGATCGTGAATCTGCACCTGGGCAAGCCGGGGGAGAGGAACTATCACGATCTCAACCAGGTGGTGGGGGAGTTGATGGAACTGGTGCGGAAGGTGATTCCCCGGCGGATTGTGATCGCGCCCGACCTGACCGGGGCGCAGTTGCCGGTGTACGTGGATGCGTTCGAGATCCGGCAGGTGATCGTGAACCTGGCGTTGAACGCGGCGGATGCGATGCCGGAGCGCGGGCGGCTGGTGTTTCGGACGGCGCGGCTGATTGCGCCGCCGGCGACGGGTCGATTCCACGGGGTGACGCCGGCCTTTCCCTGTGTGTGTCTGACCGTCCAGGACACCGGGTGCGGGATCAAGCCGGCGCACCTGGACCTGCTGTTCGATCCGTTTTTCACCACCAAGTCCGGGAGCAAGGGATCGGGGCTGGGGTTGTACAACGCGCGGCTGTTTGCGGAGAAGCATCGGGGCGGGATTCAGGTGGAGTCCACCCAGGGGCAGGGGACGAGTTTTCACGTGTGCCTGCCGGAGGCGGATTTCTCGGAGGCGGAGCGGGTGGCGATGCCGGAGTCGCGACCGGCGACCCGGCCGGCGCTTCTGCTGTACGGGCCGCCGAGCCGGCTGTTCGACGAGGTGGCGGAGGTGCTGCGGACGGGGGGGTACCATGTGGCGACGGTCCACACGCTGGAGAGGGCGACCGAATTCCTGTCGGCGGGCGACTACGTTTACGGGGGGTTGTTCCTGCTGCTCGACACGACGGGGGTGGTGTTGGGGCCGCATGTGGAGGCGTGGAGGAAGGTGCAGCCGGGGTTGCGGGTGGTGTTGCGGCCGATCGGGCGGGACCGGGACGAACTGGATGCCGGGCTGCTGGCGCTTTCGGACTTGGTTCTGACTCCGGAGTTGTCTCCGCCGGTGGTGCTGGAGAAGCTGGGGAAAATCCTCGGCCGCTAA
- the fliS gene encoding flagellar export chaperone FliS: MNRYAAGRSYMQVAMQTAPPGQLVLMLYEGAIRFLERALLGFSSDDPAEFNQAINNNVQRAQMILDELNAALDVKQGGELAERLRGIYHYFERRLQESNLRKEPDGIEEVIRRLGVLRDAWREMLTRGGQTEGQVVAELGALG, from the coding sequence ATGAATCGATACGCCGCAGGAAGATCGTACATGCAGGTGGCGATGCAGACGGCGCCGCCCGGGCAATTGGTGCTGATGTTGTATGAGGGGGCGATCCGCTTCCTCGAGAGGGCGCTGCTGGGATTCTCGTCGGACGATCCGGCGGAATTCAACCAGGCCATCAACAACAACGTGCAGCGGGCGCAGATGATCCTGGACGAGCTGAACGCCGCGCTGGATGTGAAGCAGGGGGGGGAGTTGGCGGAGCGGCTCCGGGGGATCTACCACTACTTCGAGCGTCGGCTGCAGGAGAGCAATCTCCGGAAGGAGCCCGACGGAATCGAGGAGGTGATCCGGCGATTGGGTGTGCTGCGGGACGCCTGGCGGGAGATGCTGACGCGGGGCGGCCAGACCGAAGGGCAGGTGGTGGCAGAACTCGGGGCGCTGGGGTGA
- the fliD gene encoding flagellar filament capping protein FliD: MELGLSGLASNFDWRSLVDQIANVERLPQRRLMSEQNLLEQRKNAYGSILTQLNILATRVDALKSPDLFQARKASVGDAAAASATASAGAAEGTYTFEFRQLATAARQVGQGNIGGPLHDGPDVSGLSLATAGFAAPITAGSFRVNGALVEVTADDTLQNVFDRIGSATGGAVVGSYDPAQDRIRLDSAGPIVLGSATDTSNFLQVAQLHNNGTGEVSSAGALGSVRLTASLAESNLATTVSDGGAGAGKFRINGVDISFHADDRLDAVLRRINESSAGVTASYDFSNDRFVLANKGTGDMGIALEDVTGNFLAATGLQGGTLDRGRDLLYTVNGGGELRSQSNTIREGSSGLAGVTVTALREGETTTVRVEGDAGAMRKAITDFIDAYNKVQSQIASQTASTTDSEGKVKASPLTADGDADGMSATLRRMVYSPVSGEGLGLRHLESLGIVSNSNDDKLELADPEALDRALAERLPAVRALFSDPDHGLAVRLGSYLTRMTGDEGVVASKQSLLTRQASDIGRQIDDLERIVQSNRARMLDRFVVMEKAQANINQQMQFLMQRFGSTQARV, from the coding sequence ATGGAGCTTGGTCTCTCAGGATTGGCGTCGAACTTCGACTGGCGATCGCTGGTGGACCAGATTGCCAACGTCGAGCGGCTTCCGCAGCGGCGGCTGATGTCGGAGCAGAACCTTCTGGAGCAGCGAAAGAACGCCTACGGGAGCATTCTCACCCAGCTCAACATTCTTGCGACCCGCGTCGATGCGTTGAAGTCACCGGACCTGTTTCAGGCGCGCAAGGCATCGGTGGGGGATGCGGCGGCGGCGAGCGCCACGGCGTCCGCGGGGGCGGCGGAGGGGACGTACACCTTCGAGTTTCGTCAGTTGGCCACGGCGGCGCGCCAGGTGGGGCAGGGCAACATCGGAGGACCGTTGCACGACGGGCCCGATGTGTCGGGGTTGTCCCTGGCGACGGCCGGCTTCGCCGCGCCGATCACGGCCGGGAGCTTCCGCGTCAATGGCGCCCTGGTCGAAGTGACGGCCGACGACACGCTGCAGAACGTCTTCGACAGGATCGGAAGCGCCACCGGCGGGGCGGTTGTGGGAAGCTACGACCCGGCGCAGGATCGAATCCGGCTGGACAGTGCGGGGCCGATCGTGCTGGGGAGCGCGACGGACACGAGCAACTTCCTGCAGGTGGCGCAGCTTCACAACAACGGGACGGGCGAGGTGAGCAGCGCCGGGGCGCTGGGGAGCGTTCGTCTGACGGCTTCGCTGGCGGAGTCGAATCTGGCGACGACGGTGAGTGACGGGGGGGCGGGGGCGGGGAAGTTCCGGATCAACGGCGTGGACATCTCCTTCCATGCGGACGACCGGCTGGACGCGGTGTTGCGGCGGATCAACGAGTCATCGGCGGGGGTGACGGCGAGCTACGATTTCTCGAACGACCGGTTTGTCCTGGCGAACAAGGGGACCGGGGACATGGGGATCGCCCTTGAGGATGTGACCGGGAACTTCCTGGCGGCAACCGGGTTGCAGGGGGGCACCCTCGACCGGGGCCGGGACCTTCTCTATACGGTCAATGGCGGGGGGGAACTGCGGAGCCAGTCGAACACCATCCGGGAGGGCAGTTCCGGACTGGCGGGGGTGACTGTCACGGCCTTGCGGGAGGGGGAGACGACGACGGTGCGGGTGGAGGGGGATGCCGGGGCGATGCGGAAGGCGATCACGGATTTCATCGATGCGTACAACAAGGTGCAGTCGCAGATAGCGTCGCAGACGGCGAGCACGACGGACTCCGAGGGCAAGGTGAAGGCGAGTCCGCTGACGGCGGACGGGGATGCGGATGGGATGTCGGCGACGCTGCGGCGGATGGTGTACAGCCCGGTGTCGGGGGAGGGGCTGGGGCTGCGGCATCTGGAGTCGCTGGGGATCGTTTCGAACAGCAACGACGACAAGCTGGAGCTGGCCGACCCGGAGGCCCTGGACCGGGCGCTGGCGGAACGGTTGCCGGCGGTGCGGGCGTTGTTTTCGGATCCTGACCATGGACTGGCCGTGCGTTTGGGGAGTTATCTGACCCGGATGACCGGCGACGAGGGGGTGGTGGCATCGAAGCAGTCGCTGCTCACGCGGCAGGCGTCGGACATCGGGCGTCAGATCGACGATCTGGAACGGATCGTGCAGTCGAACCGGGCGCGGATGCTCGACAGGTTTGTGGTGATGGAGAAGGCGCAGGCCAACATCAACCAGCAGATGCAGTTTCTGATGCAGCGATTCGGAAGCACGCAGGCTCGCGTGTGA